The following DNA comes from Mycobacterium sp. MS1601.
ATGTCGTCACTCGTCGGCTCTGGAAGCACGCTGCTCAACCTAGATCGCGATTTGTGCAAACGCCCATAATGTGAGCGCGCGTTAGAGATCGATCGGGACGTGCTTTTCGGCGCAGGCATCACGCATCGCCGCGACGATGTCCGGGGTTCGGATGGTCTCGAGATCCTCGACGGTGACCGACCCGCGGTCCGTCCGGTGCTGTGCAGCCACGCGTGAATCCCGCAGTCGTTCAGCACGTTCCACCACATTGCGGGAGAATCGCCCGTTCTGCATGACGTCGATGCCGTGGGCGCCGTCCGGGGCCCGGTAGGCACGCAGAATCCGGCACCCGGCGTTGAAGGCTTCCTGGGCCGCCGGCTCGATGACGGTGGCGCGAGGCCGTCCGTAGCGCAGCGCGATCTCCACCAACTCGTCCGGGTTGTAGGACTCGAACCTCAGCTTGCGGTTGAACCGGCCCGCCAGACCCGGGTTCACCGTGAGGAACTCGTCGACCTCCTTCTCGTAACCCGCACCGATGAAACAGAAGTCGAAACGGTGCACTTCCAGGGCTACCAGAAGCTGGTTGACGGCCTCCATCCCGATCATGTCGGGTCTGCCGTCGTGGTGTCGCTCCACCAGTGAGTAGAACTCGTGCTTCATCCGGACGGAGAACCGGGTGATGGCAGCTTTCAGTCTGCGGTTGTAGAACAGGTGACCCGAATTCTGGTCGCGATTTGAAAGGTTCAGTGGCACGCCCGGTGTCCCTTCACCGCTCTATCTGTAATACGCCGCACTTTGTCACCATAACGGCGCCGCTGACTGCTCGACGACACCAAACTCGAGGCGCTACGAGACTGGCGTGCCGGGAGTGGCGGGTGTTCCGCAGGAGCCCTCTCATCGCAGACCGCCTCCGTATCGTGCCTCGTTGTCGGCCCGGGCTTCCTCCCGCAGGGCGTCGAATGCGGCGTTGAGGCGGCGGGCGAGATCCGTGTGGGTGTATTCGACGGTGACGCTTGGATGCAGAGTCAATTCGAGCAACTTTCCATCAGAATTGACCACGGCTTGGATGTCACCGAGATCAACGCTATAGGTGATCTTCTCTGCCTCGGCGACCAATTTTTCCCATCGGTCCGCCGCGGCGTTCAATTCCCGGAGAACTTCGTCGACCAGGGCGCGGTCATCCATCGATACCCGCTCTCCGGTGGCGGCAACCGCCCCGGCCCGACCCCGACATTCCGCCAGTATGTCCAGGCCCGGCGAGTCTCGTCAATTCATCTCAGCACGCAGCGCCAGCCATCTTCAGCAACGTCGCCTCAGGAAGTGTGCGCAGCGTTGCCAGAGGGCGATCGGTTGCACTCGATGAACCAGGCGAAGTGGTAGTTGGCCGCATCTCGGTCACCTGCGACCAACGCGGTGGTGGCGGCCAGCAGCAGACAGTTCAGCAGAAGTGCGGAATCCGTTGCGGGATAGCGCGACAACAGCTGATATCGCGCGGTGTCGAGGTGAACACGCAGGACATCGAGTTCTGCATCCACAACTCCGGTGCCCGCCGCGGCCGCCCTGGCGAGCGTATGGGTGATCCGCGGCAACCCCTCACGCCATCGGGTGGCCTCGGACAGCAGCCAGCCCAGGTCGTCGATCTCCGGCGCGGACATTGCGCCCGGCGCCTCACCAGAATCGATTGCGCGACCTCCGGTGAAGGGATCACCGGGGTTGTAGCGCACCGCCGTCTCGGTGACGCCGAGCAGTGCGCGCAGACTTCCTGCACGTTTCTCCGGTGCCGGCACCTCGGTGCCGGGCGGCAACACGATGCCAGGTGGCACCCAGCCGTAAGCCAGGTCTGTCACCACCACGGTGGTGCCGTCCGGCCTGAGACCCGCCGCCCAGCGCAGGCCCGGCTCCTGCCGAGCGAGCATGTCGACCATGCGGCGCAAGCGTTGTTCGGGTGTCTCCGGCTGGGCTTGTTCGGCCGGCTCCTGCTCGCCAGGCTCCTGCACCGTCGGCTCGGCGGGCTCTTCGGCTGGAGGTGTCGGCAGCCGGGGCATGGCGCGGGTGGGTTCATCGGTGTGCGGGCCCAGACTGGGCAGCACCTGGGTGGCCTCGACTGCCTGGTTGTGGAGTTGACGCATCGTCGACTCCACCCGCTGTACCGCGAATGCGCGCGCGGAATCCACAACACGGTTCTGCTCGGTGGCACGCACCGCGTCCGGCATCGGAGTCTCGTGCAGAATTCGCAGCTTGTGGTTGGCGGAGTCGGCGATCCGCTGCAGATCCCTCTTGAGGTAGTCGGCGATGGGTGCCGTCTCGGGAGTCACGTTGTCCAGTACGGCCGGCCACAGCCCACCGAGCACCCAGGGCGTGCAGTCGTCAGGCATGCGGAACGTCGGCACCGAGAGGGCTTGTTCGGTAGCCCTCTTCAAGCGCTGACGTGCAGATCGCCGCCCGAAAACCGCCACCGGCCAAGCGTACCGGCGCCTGCTCACGGCGCTATTCAGCTGAATTGTGGGCCGACGGCGGCGGCGGTAGCGTCGCGTTCATGACGGACTCGACTCTGCAGGCCCAGCTCGACGAGGTGCGTGCGCTGCTGGCTCGGGCCAGGGAGCTGTTCGGAGAGGCTCCGCTGCCGCCGCCTGCAGATATCGCCCCGGCTGCTGACGCAGTGCAGAACTGGGTGCGCTGAGCGATTCTCAGGCAGCCGCCCGGCGCGTCAGCGCCGACCGAATGACGTCGAAATCGTGGTTGTTGACGCGGAACAGCCCGAACCTGAAGCGAAAGCCCCAATGCTGCTTGTCCTCGATGAACTCGAGGTGCTCGATCAGCGGGCGGATGGGCACCGGCGTGCATTCGACGAACTCCACCCGGCGCCGAAACGGCGTGGCGCCCGATGCCAGCTCTACTTGGTACGGCTGGTCGTCGACGACCTGCCCGAGCGCGGTGAACATCCGCAGCGGCTCACCGTCGGGGTAATCGGTTTTCGGTGAATAGAAGGCGATCCAGTCGCCTTGCGCCAGCCGCTGGAGCCGGTCCGGCTTGCCATGGTCGGCCTGCGTGAAGCCTCCCGCGACGCCGCGTGCGACGTGCTGGGCGCTGATGGTGTTGATCCATGCGGTCATGACGCCACGGTAGAAGCGGGGTCCGACAACACGACATTTCTGGAACGTGTTCTAATTCACCGGGAGGAGGGCTCCGATGGCCACTGTTGCCGTGATTCCTGCAGGTCCCGCTGAGGTGACCAGCAAGTGGCTGACCTCGGTGCTGGGAGTCGAGGTCCGTGCTGCGACGGTGAGTCCGGTCGGCACCGGACAGACCGGCGCCACTTATCGAGTGGCACTGGACTACGCGAGGCCGACGGACCTTCCTTCGACTCTGATCGTGAAACTGCCGTCCCAGGATGAGGCGGTCCGCGAACGGGTGGCGCTTGGCTACCGATCGGAGCACTCGTTCTACACCGAGGTGGCCCATACGCTGGACTTGCCCCTGCCGCACTGTTACCACTGCGAAATCGACCGTGATGGAGCCGATTTCGTGATGCTGCTGGCCGATCTCGCCCCCGCTGTACAGGGTGATCAACTGCAGGGATGCAGCGCGACGGAAGCCCGCCTGGCCGCTCGCGCCCTGGCCGGGCTCCACGGTCCGCGTTGGTGTGATCCGGCGTGGTTGACGTTCACCGGGGCCACCATGCCGCGTCCTGACGCGGACTTCGCCCGCGGTCTCGGTGACCTCGCCGTAATGGCAGCCGAGACCACGCTGAGCAGGCTGGGGCACAGGATGTCGGCACCGGATCGCGAAACCCTCACCACCACAGCCGCTCTGGTGGGTCAGTGGCTGCTCCTGGAGCCCGAGCGGTTCAGCTTGCTGCACGGAGATTACCGGCTGGACAACCTGCTGTTCGATCCTGATCGGACCCGCGTCACCGTCGTGGACTGGCAGACGTTGACGGTGGGCCTGCCCGCGCGGGATCTGGCGTACTTCGTGGGGACCAGCCTGTTGCCCGACGAGCGGGCCGCAGCTGAGCGTGGCCTGGTCGCCGACTACCACCGTGAGCTCCTGAGGCACGGCGTGGTGGACTACGACGCCGAAACCTGTTGGCGCGACTACCGCCTCGGTACGCCACAGATCCCGCTGATCACCACGTTCGGATTTGCGTTCTCCGCTGCCACCGAACGTGGGGACGACATGGTGCTGACCATGCTGGAACGCGGTTGCCGAGCCATCCGGGAACTCGGAACGCTGGAGTTGATCGTCACGCCCCCAACGCGTCGGCGAAAGCCCTGATCCGACTCACCGTTCCGGGCGGTATCACACCGTGGTTGCGAAGAGACCAGATCTGTTCGGCAGTGATGTCGAGCAGTTCGGAGATGACATGTTCGGGCAACCCCGACAGCCCACAAGCACGGTCGAAGCGCGCACCCAGGCTGTCCGGGAGTTTGGCCATCAACGCGGCCCGCGTGTTCTCCAATGCCTTGATGAGCTCCATGAGCTGGCCGTGCGGATCGGCTCCGCTGTTGACAGCCACCCGCCAGGAGTTGGCGGCCAGCAACTCGGCCTTGACACACTGATCGATCACCGAGCGCACTACGTTTTCGTATTCACTTGAGGTCCGCGGCGGCAGCCGGTCGATCACCGAATTGATCGACTCGAGTTGAGCGGCGGCGAAACCCTCGAACACCTCGGTGTCCGCGCGTCGAGTGACGACAACCGGTGACTCCGGATCGCCGGCTTGCCGGCGGATCTCCCCGGCGCCCAGCAATGCGGCCAGTTCGGCGTCGGGATCGTCGGCGATGACCAGTCGCGCGTAGGTGCCCGGAGGTAGTCCCAGCCCGTTCTCAAGCTTGCGAACTGTGCCTTTGTGCGCCTTCCTGGTTCCGCGCTCGAGGTAGCTCAGGCCCATGATGCTCACACCCGTGGCATCGGCCAAGTCCGCCAGCGACCAGTCGCGCGACTCCCGCAGTGCGCGGAGTGCGGCGCCGGCTGCTTCCCGGCTCACGCCTGCGTTCCGGACATGCGGGAATGGTACACAGCCCGCTTCGTCTCCTTTTGTGTATATGTTTTTGTCTTCGTTTCTTGCGTTGCCATCGATTCGCATATACGCTTTCGTCATCGCTTCAACCCGAGGAGACGCTCACATGGACCGACCTTGCGCCTCGAACCCCGACCTGTGGTTCGGCTACTCCGACGACGACGGTGCAGACGGTGCCGCCAAGGCCCGCGCCTACGAAACGGCGTCTCTCGAGGCCCGCACCATGTGTCTGCGTCGGTGTCCGTTGGCTCAGCAGCGGCTGTGCGCGAAGCGCGCCGTCGACCACGGTGAGGAGTACGGCGTCTGGGCCGGAGTGAAGCTTCCCGGCGGTCAGTACCGCAAGCGCCACCAGCTTGCCGCCGCACACCAGACGTTGCGTCGGATTGCCGCCGGCGAGATCAGTGCGCGCCAACTTCCGGAGAACGCGGCGCTGCTGGAGCGGCGGCAGTCCGAGGCGCTCCCCATCGCCGCGGCGGTCATCCACTTGCCGCTGCTGCACTGCAATCCCCGTAACGCGGCCTGAGGCAATCCGACATGAGTGAGCTGGAGATCCTGAGCCGGGCTCACCACCTGTTCGCCGACGAGGCTCGACAGCTTCCACTTCAGGCTGACGTCGACCACCTCCAGGCCGCACTGCGCCGAGCCGCCGACCTGAACACCGGTGGCGGACATGATCGTTACCGACACGCGGTGGACACCGCCCGCGAGCTGCTGCGCCGAACCGCGGCCACCGACGCCGACTTCGCCGCACTCGTGGCGCGCGCGCAGCGTGACCATCTGCTGGCTCGACAGCTCACGCGGGCAGTGCTGGAAGCAGCACGAGCCGACGTGGGTGCGGCGGCGGATTCCCCAGTTGCACAACGCGAGGCGATGCGGCGCACCGCCCAACGACTGCGGGCTCAACAGCAGCACGTGTTATCGGCCCGTCGACGTGCCCGTCGCCGTCTTGCCCTGCTGCTCCTGCTCCGGTACCGCGGACGTCGGGGGTTTCGCGGACTGGGGCCCGGCGTCGTGCCGAATGCAGGAGGACGGGCAGGAGTCGCGGTTCGTGCGGCATTGTCGCGACTGGGGATGCCATACGTGTGGGGAGCCACCGGTCCCGATCGCTTCGACTGTTCAGGTTTGGTGCAGTGGGCCTACCGACAAGCTGGCGTCAGCTTGGACCGCACCACCTATGACCAGATTCATCAGGGTATTGCCGTGCCGCGCAGCCACATCCAGCCGGGCGATCTCGTCTTCCCCAACACCGGACACGTGCAGATGGCCATAGGCAACGGGATGGTGGTGGAGGCACCGCACGCAGGAGCGAATGTGCGGATCAGCCGGCTGGGCTCCGATGTGGTGATTCGCCGGGTCTGGTGATGTAGCCATGAATTGTCAGCGGTCCCTTGCCGGGAGTACCGTCCCACCATGTCAGACGGCACCGACGCGTCCGCCATCACCATGAGGCAGAACGCTCTGTCGGCCCGCCATCAGGAACTTTCCGCCGCAGACGCGGTGCTGGCAGCGGCGGTGATCGGCGCCCACGCCATCACCGTGCAATCGCGTGAGCGCCTTGATGCCATCGGCGCCGAGATCGAGAACGCCGTCGCACAGCAACATACGTGGGCCTTGGACACCGCCGCGGGCGCGCGCGAATTCCAACGTTTCCTGCTGGCCAAGCATCGTGACATCACCGCGGTGGTCACCGATGCGGTGGCGGACGCCGACGCGCGGGCAGCCGAGATTGCGCAGTTGGCCGACCGGTACCGGTAGTCAGTCGGTAGCGGCCAGCGCCGTCACAGCGGGCTCCGGTGCCGGCAGCGGATCCGCGTCGGCACTGAAGCAGAAGATCGCGACCACAAAGCTGAGCGCCGAGACCACCCCGGCGGCGATGGCAAAACCGCCGTCACCGTCGCCCAAGCCGCTGGCCAGAGCGATGGCCGCGGCGATCACCGCAGTCAGGGTGAGAAAGAGTGCCGTGGCGCTGCGCGCCTCGGCAAAGGTGCCGTTGGCTGGTGTCTGCCCCTGTGTGCGGTCGGACATTCTGTGCTCAACCCCTCGGTCTGAGAGCGCGAAGCTCGGAGAAACTGGATGGTTTTTACCCCGATTGCCGGTTGCCAAACAGGCTGGCCGAAGGTGAATTGTTGGGGTGAGCAGCCCTCGGTAGTGTCCGGCCCATGGTGGAGTTCGGGTGACGACGCACAGGGAACTGCTCGACGCCGTGACGCACGTCGGCAGCGTCACCGGTGACCCCGCGGCCTGGAAACGGGGTCTCACGTCGTCGGATGTCGCGCTCCTGGGAGTCGTGGTGGCGCCGGAGAACGAGGTCGCGGCGGTGCTGGCCAAGATCAAGGCCAATCACCCCACTCTGTTCGATCCACGCACCGGAGCTCCGGTGGTTCCCACCGCTGCGGCGGCCATCCCGGCTGAAGAACAGCAGGGTGTCGGCGTGGCCGCCATCAAGAAAGCCGAAACGGATCTGGCGCACCAGAACTCGGCTGTCGCCCAGCTGGACCTGCTGGTCATCGCGGCCGTCCTCAACGCACACAGCACCTCCACCCAGGGTGGCGCCGAACTGCGTCGCTTGCAGCAGGAGATCGAGAACGCGGTGCGCGTGCGCACCGATCTCGACACCCCGGCCGGGGCGCGGGACTTCCAGCGGTACCTGATCGGCAAACTCCGCGAAATCGGCGCTCTGGTGCACAGCGCCGGCCTGGATGACAACTCCAAAGCGGTGCTGGCCAGTGCCTGGACCGCGCTGTACGAGTCGTCGAGACGCACCACGGCTGCCGAGACTTCTCCCGCTGCGGCGGCTGCCGGCACGGCCCCCGGCCCCGTCGGCCTCGGCGAGCTGCCCGCCTACGGCGCCGACCTGGGGTCCGACCCGCTGCTCGAGCAGCTCCTCGCACAAGAGTCGCCGGCCCCCGCGCCGCCGGCTCCTCTCCCGCCACCACCGAGCGCCCCGGCGGCGGCGTCCATACCGCAGACAGGTATCCCCAGCCCGTCGATGCTGGGTGGGCCAGGCGGAGCCTTGCCCTCGGCACTTCCGGGAATGCCACGCGCAGAAGAGGATTCGTCGGTGCCCCAACGCACCGCAGTCGCGAGTCCCGATTCCCTGGACAGCCTACTTTCCGAAGCGGAATCGGTTCTGGCAGAGGATATTCCGCCCGGCGAGGAGCCTCCCGAGGACAAGCAACCAGCCGACGCCGAGCCTGACGAAGAACCCACCGTCGAGTCGTCGGAGATCCGGCTGCCCGACGGCGATGTCATCACCGCCCCCAATCCGCAACTGGCCAAGGTGATCAACAGTGCGCTGGCCGGCACCCCCATCGCAGAGGCGTTTCACCGCAACGGACTCGGCGTTCCGCCGCCGGGGACCCCGGTCGCCCACCCCGTGGACCCAGCCGATGTCGACACCGGCGACGTCGGGATGTTCACCGACCGTCTGGCGGTGGCTCTGGACCGCACGAGAGCCCTGCAGGATGGCCAGATCGGTCCACTCGCCGGCGTCAGTGGACCCAGCTTCCTAGGATGGATACACCCGCCGTCACCCACCGACACTGCACCCGCCGGAACCGATACCCCAGCACCAACTCGACCGGCGACCACGCCGGCCAGCTAGGAGATCCTCATGGACAACCGCATTGTCATCGATCCGGCGAATCTGCGCGACGCCGCCCGCCGGCATGCCGAGACCGCGGACTATCTGCGCACCGTGCCGAGCACACACGACGCCATTCAGGACAGCCTCGACTCGTTGGGCCCCATCTTCGGCGAGCTCCGCGAAGCCGCCCGTGAACTGCTGGAACAGCGGCGGCTGTGTTACGACCAGCAGGCCGACGAGCACGCGCAGATGGCGGACAACCTGCACCGATCGGCCACGATGTGGGAAGAGCACGAAGCCCAGAGCGCTCGACGCCTGCACGCGGTGACCGACGAGGACTGAGGATGGAACCGGACCCGGCCTTCGACGTACAGCATCCCAGCGGTCAGCTGCTGTTCCGCAGTTGCCGTGGGGGGTATCTGCACAGCGTCGTGCTCACCGAGTCGGCGATGCAGGCCGATGCGCAGAGCCTCTCCAGGGCAATCCTGTTGACGGCCGACGTGTCCCACCTTCGTGCACTGATGGAGGTGCGATCGGAGATTCTCGCCGCCGGTCACACCCCGTCTGAGGAGGTGCCCGGCGAATCCGAACTACGGGCGGCGTCGGCCGCCTTGGCCGAGCATCAACTGCATCCATAAGCAGCCTCGGACGGGCGTCTAGTAGATGTTGGACGGCCGGATCATGCCCTCGGCCAGATCGCCGAAACCGGGGGCCATGATCGCACCGGGATGTCCCACCACCTGTTCGACGATCGCCGTTTCGGTGGTGATCAGCAGGGCGGCGATGGAGGCTGCGCTCTCCAGCGCCGCGCGGGTCACCTTCAGCGGGTCGATCACACCTTCGTCGAACATGTCGCCGTATTCGCCGGACAGCGCGTTGAAGCCGTGGCCCAGAGGCAGGTCCTCGACGATCTGCACCACGTCGTCGCCCTCGAAGCCGGCGTTGGTGGCGATCCAGCGCAGCGGTTCGGCCAGCGCACGGCGCACCACCTGGACGCCGATGCCCTCGTCACCGGGCAGATCGAGGTCGGCCAGCGCGCGGTGCGCCTGGGCCAGTGCCGTGCCACCGCCGGCCACGATGCCCGCCTCGGCGGCGGCTCGGGTGGCCGCCAGGGCGTCTTCGACGCGCAGCATGCGCTCCTTGAGTTCGACGCTGGTGGCGCCGCCGACGCGGATGACCGCCACCCGTCCGGTCAGCCTGGCCACCCGCAGTTCCAGGCTGTCGCGGTCGGCGTCGATGCGAGCCCGTTCGTGTTGGGCTTCCAGCTGCGCCACCCGGGCACTGACCCGCGCGGGGTCACCGTGCGCGCCCACGATCGTGGTGTCGTTCTCGGTGACGGTGACCCGGTCACACGAACCCAGGTGTTCCCCCTTGACCTCACCGAGTTCCAGGCCGGTGTCCTTGGCGATCACGTGTCCGCCGAGCGCCACCGCCAGGTCCTCGAGTTCGGCGACTCGGCGGTGCCCGAAGCCGGGCGCGCGCACCACCACCGACTGCATGGTCTTGTGCATGTTGCCGCCGACCAGGAGTTGCAGAGCGGGTCCGTCGACGTCCTCGGCGAGCACCAGAAGCGGCCGGTCGGCCCGCTTGGCCGCCTCGATGGTGGGCATGATGTCCTGCACCGCGGTGATCTTCTTGTTGGTCAGCAGGATCACCGGGTTGTCCAGCACGGCCTCCATACGGTCCTGGTCGGTCACCATGTAGGCAGAGATGTAGCCGTGGCCGAACTCGATGCCGTCCACCACGTCGACGCTCAGTCCCAGGACGTCGCTCTCCTCGGTGGTGATGACGCCGGGCTCCCCGACGTGCTCGACGGCGGTGGCGATCACCTCGCCGATGGACTCGTCGTCACTGGCGGCCAGCGTGGCGATGCGTAGCAGGTCGCTGCGCCCGCCGAGGGCCACGGACTGTTCGGTGAGGCTTCGTAGCACCACCGGCACGGTCCTTTCGATACCACGACGCAGCCGCATCGGGTTGGCTCCGGCGTCCACCGCACGCAGTCCCTCACGAACCATCGCCTGTGCCAGCACGGTGGCGGTGGTGGTGCCGTCACCCACCATGCCATTGGTCTGCATGGCGACCTCCTTGACCAGCTGGGCACCCATGTTGGCGAACGGGTCAGCGAGCTGGATCTCTCGGGCGATGGTGACGCCGTCATTGGTGATGGTGGGCGGCCCCGTCAGTTTCTCCAGCACCGCATTCCGGCCCTTCGGGCCCAGCGTCACCTTGACGGCGTCGGCCAGCGCGTTGACGCCGTACTCCAGGCGCGCGCGGGCGTCGCTGTTGTACCGCAGCTCCTTTGCCATGGTCTGTGTCCTCTCGTGAAACTGGTTGTCAGGGAATGAGAATCGCGCGGCCGCGTACCTGGCCGGCGTCGAGATCGTCGAGCGCGTTCTGGAAATCGTCGAGCGCGTACTTACTGGTGTGCAGCGTGACCTTGCCCTGGGCGGCCAGCGCCATCAGATCCTGCAGGTCGTTGTAGGAGCCGACGAGGTTGCCGATGAAATTGATCTCGGTGGAGATGATGTCGATGGTGGGAACGTTGATGTTCTCGCCATAGCCCACGACGTAGTAGTTGCCGGCGCGGCGCAGCATCGCCACGCCCTCTGCGGTGGCGCCACCCTCACCCACGAAGTCGAGCACCGCTTCGGCCCCGTGCCCACCGGTGAGATCGCGGATGTGCTCCAGCTGGGTGCCGTCAGCCACGATGCCGTGGTCGGCACCGATGTCGACGGCCAGTGCCACTGCGGCGGGATTGCGGTCCACCACCACCACGGTGGCACCCGAAATGGCTTTCAGCACTTGGATTCCGATATGACCCAGACCACCGGCACCGATGACGACGCAGACGTCGCGCGGGCCGACGATCCGGGCGATCTTTGCCGCGGCGTGATACGCCGTCAATCCGGCGTCGGCCAATGCCGCGACATCAGCGGGTTCCAGTGTGTCGTCGATCTTGACCACGCTGCGCGCCGTGGTCTTCAGGTACTCCGCGTAGCCGCCATTGGTGTCGATGCCGGGAAAGGCGCTGCTCTCGCAGTGCACATCGTCGCCGGAACGGCAGGCCCGGCACAGTCCACAGGTGATCAGGGGATGCAGGATCACCTTGTCGCCGGGCACCACATTCGTCACCGCGTCACCGATGTCGGACACCCAGCCGGCGTTCTCGTGTCCGATCGTATATGGCAGTGCGACACCGGATTTCTGCTCCCACTGCCCTTCCAGGATGTGCAGGTCGGTACGGCAGACACCGGCTCCGCCGATCCGGACGATGACGTCCAGCGGGCCGGTGACGGTCGGTTTGGCGACATCGGTCAGCTGGAGTTTGGTGTGGTAGCCCACCACCTGGACGGCTTTCATGGCAGTCTCCTGAGGTCTGTGAATTCCGGTGTTGTACTGCCGCCGTCGGCGTATCGGGTGGCCAGCAGACCACGGCAGAAGTGGCCGTTGCCTTCCATGGAGATCCGCACCGACCGGGCGAACCGCAGCCGCATCGGCACCTGCTCCGGCGTCAGCGCCCTACCGTCCTCGCCCACCATGACCCGGCTGTTGGGGCAGGTACTCAACCCGATGCTCACCCTCCGACGCATCAACGCCGCCTTCTCTCTGCCGGGCGGCAGATCACGCAACGTCAGGTGGAAGAGCTCACTGTCCTGCACCCCTTCTCGACGGATCATGTCCGTGACACAGCGTTCCATCGCGGCGGTGTGCGCCTTGTGCGCAAAGGTGCGCCGCAATTCGTCCAGGCTGTCGAGCGCCTCGACGCCGAACGTGCCGCGGTATCCGGCATCGGCAGCCAGTCCGGCATTGATCTTGTCGCTGTCGTGGTGATCGTCGAGCAACACCCGCACCTCGCCGAACTCCAGGTACCGCAACGCGTCCAGCGCGTCGGAGGCCATCAGGTAGGCGAAGTTCGGTGAGCAGAACGCCGTGGGCAACCGCAGGTGCACCTCGACACCGTCGTCGTCCACCAGGATCGAGCGGACAAACCCGAGATCGGTTATGGGTTCGTCCAACTCGGGGTCGATGACAGTGTGCAGCGCTGCCATCACCTCGGCGCGCACATCGACAAGGGCCAGAGTCACAGTGAAACCTTCTCTTTGGCGCCCGCCGCCACCTCCACCTGGTCTTGGCCGGGGGTGGACAGCTGCAGGTGCTCGGGTACCTGCAGGTC
Coding sequences within:
- the groL gene encoding chaperonin GroEL (60 kDa chaperone family; promotes refolding of misfolded polypeptides especially under stressful conditions; forms two stacked rings of heptamers to form a barrel-shaped 14mer; ends can be capped by GroES; misfolded proteins enter the barrel where they are refolded when GroES binds), translated to MAKELRYNSDARARLEYGVNALADAVKVTLGPKGRNAVLEKLTGPPTITNDGVTIAREIQLADPFANMGAQLVKEVAMQTNGMVGDGTTTATVLAQAMVREGLRAVDAGANPMRLRRGIERTVPVVLRSLTEQSVALGGRSDLLRIATLAASDDESIGEVIATAVEHVGEPGVITTEESDVLGLSVDVVDGIEFGHGYISAYMVTDQDRMEAVLDNPVILLTNKKITAVQDIMPTIEAAKRADRPLLVLAEDVDGPALQLLVGGNMHKTMQSVVVRAPGFGHRRVAELEDLAVALGGHVIAKDTGLELGEVKGEHLGSCDRVTVTENDTTIVGAHGDPARVSARVAQLEAQHERARIDADRDSLELRVARLTGRVAVIRVGGATSVELKERMLRVEDALAATRAAAEAGIVAGGGTALAQAHRALADLDLPGDEGIGVQVVRRALAEPLRWIATNAGFEGDDVVQIVEDLPLGHGFNALSGEYGDMFDEGVIDPLKVTRAALESAASIAALLITTETAIVEQVVGHPGAIMAPGFGDLAEGMIRPSNIY
- a CDS encoding NAD(P)-dependent alcohol dehydrogenase, with the translated sequence MKAVQVVGYHTKLQLTDVAKPTVTGPLDVIVRIGGAGVCRTDLHILEGQWEQKSGVALPYTIGHENAGWVSDIGDAVTNVVPGDKVILHPLITCGLCRACRSGDDVHCESSAFPGIDTNGGYAEYLKTTARSVVKIDDTLEPADVAALADAGLTAYHAAAKIARIVGPRDVCVVIGAGGLGHIGIQVLKAISGATVVVVDRNPAAVALAVDIGADHGIVADGTQLEHIRDLTGGHGAEAVLDFVGEGGATAEGVAMLRRAGNYYVVGYGENINVPTIDIISTEINFIGNLVGSYNDLQDLMALAAQGKVTLHTSKYALDDFQNALDDLDAGQVRGRAILIP
- a CDS encoding iron-sulfur cluster assembly protein → MAALHTVIDPELDEPITDLGFVRSILVDDDGVEVHLRLPTAFCSPNFAYLMASDALDALRYLEFGEVRVLLDDHHDSDKINAGLAADAGYRGTFGVEALDSLDELRRTFAHKAHTAAMERCVTDMIRREGVQDSELFHLTLRDLPPGREKAALMRRRVSIGLSTCPNSRVMVGEDGRALTPEQVPMRLRFARSVRISMEGNGHFCRGLLATRYADGGSTTPEFTDLRRLP